A window of the Tripterygium wilfordii isolate XIE 37 chromosome 12, ASM1340144v1, whole genome shotgun sequence genome harbors these coding sequences:
- the LOC120011340 gene encoding protein DETOXIFICATION 33 — protein MAIETTPLLEHQTDGGEEQKRESFVKEFRDESKKLWKIAGPTIFSAICQYSLGAVTLAFSGYVGELELAAFSVENSVIAGFSYGVMLGMGSALETLCGQAFGAGQIRMLGVYMQRSWVILLTTACLLVPIYVWAAPILEFLGETTEISNAAGKFALWMLPQPFALAMIFPVRKFLQAQRKVMVIALVAAVVLVLHVIFSWLLILKLQWGLVGAAITLNTSFWLLVIGQLLYIFMTKSDGAWSGFSWLAFADLFGFVKLSIASAVMLCLEFWYLMLLVVITGRLSNPLIAVDAISICMAIQGWDAMIALGFNAAISVRVSNELGAGNAKAARFAVLVVSITSIVIGVICFAVVLVTREYFPHIFTSSEAVAEETTKLALLLAVSVLLNSLQPVLSGVAIGAGWQSIVAYINVACYYIVGLPAGILLGFTFKFGVQGIWSGMIGGICLQTIILISITSITNWKREVDQAESRVKRWGGSAGED, from the exons ATGGCCATAGAAACTACTCCACTACTCGAACACCAAACAGATGGCGGTGAAGAGCAAAAACGTGAGAGCTTTGTTAAGGAGTTCAGAGATGAGTCAAAGAAGCTATGGAAGATTGCAGGACCAACAATATTCTCGGCCATATGTCAGTACTCACTTGGTGCTGTCACCCTGGCCTTCAGCGGGTACGTGGGCGAGCTCGAGCTTGCTGCTTTCTCAGTTGAGAACTCTGTCATTGCTGGGTTTTCTTATGGTGTAATG TTGGGAATGGGGAGTGCACTGGAGACATTATGTGGGCAAGCATTTGGTGCTGGACAGATAAGAATGTTGGGAGTGTACATGCAGAGATCATGGGTGATTCTGCTTACGACTGCATGTTTATTGGTTCCAATCTACGTTTGGGCAGCTCCCATTCTTGAGTTCCTTGGAGAGACTACAGAGATCTCTAATGCAGCTG GAAAATTTGCTCTGTGGATGCTGCCACAACCTTTCGCCCTTGCAATGATTTTCCCGGTGCGAAAGTTCTTGCAAGCACAGAGGAAAGTAATGGTAATAGCCTTGGTGGCAGCCGTGGTGCTGGTGTTGCACGTCATTTTTAGCTGGCTGCTTATTTTGAAGCTCCAGTGGGGCTTAGTCGGAGCGGCAATTACATTAAATACATCATTTTGGCTTTTAGTAATAGGGCAGTTGTTGTACATTTTCATGACCAAATCAGATGGTGCTTGGAGTGGATTCTCATGGCTGGCATTTGCAGACTTGTTTGGCTTTGTCAAGCTTTCAATAGCTTCTGCTGTAATGTTatg CTTGGAATTTTGGTACTTGATGTTGCTGGTGGTTATAACGGGTCGCTTAAGCAATCCTCTGATAGCAGTTGATGCCATCTCCATCTG CATGGCCATACAAGGTTGGGATGCAATGATTGCACTTGGATTCAATGCTGCAATAAG TGTGAGAGTATCAAATGAACTTGGAGCTGGTAATGCTAAGGCTGCAAGATTTGCAGTGCTCGTGGTTTCTATCACATCTATAGTGATAGGTGTAATTTGCTTTGCTGTGGTGCTTGTCACAAGAGAATATTTCCCTCACATCTTCACAAGTAGCGAAGCTGTTGCTGAGGAAACTACAAAATTGGCTCTCTTGCTGGCAGTCTCAGTTCTCCTCAACAGCCTTCAACCAGTCTTATCTG gtgtTGCCATTGGAGCTGGATGGCAATCTATTGTTGCATACATCAACGTCGCATGTTACTATATTGTCGGATTGCCAGCCGGCATACTCCTGGGATTCACTTTCAAATTTGGGGTTCAG GGTATATGGTCAGGGATGATTGGAGGCATTTGCTTGCAGACGATAATTTTGATATCGATCACTTCAATTACCAACTGGAAGAGAGAA